In Equus quagga isolate Etosha38 chromosome 14, UCLA_HA_Equagga_1.0, whole genome shotgun sequence, one DNA window encodes the following:
- the LOC124225192 gene encoding olfactory receptor 502-like → MDSLGDGNHTEVTGFILLGLTDDPILQVILFMIILCIYLVTVSGNFSTIILIRISSQLHHPMYFFLSHLAFADMGLSSSVTPNILVNFLVERNTISYLGCANQLGSVIFFGTVECFLLASMAYDRFVAICSPLLYSTKMSTQVYVQLLIVAYVGGFLNACSFTVCFYSLLFCGPNQVNHFFGDLAPLIELSCSDISIPAAVPSFTSGSIIVLTVFVIAVSYIYILITILKMCSTEGRHKAFSTCASHLTAVTLYYGTVTFIYVMPKSCYSTNQNKVVSVFYMMVVPMLNPLIYSLRNNEIKGALKRQLTRKTFS, encoded by the coding sequence ATGGATTCCCTGGGGGATGGGAACCACACTGAAGTGACAGGGTTTATTTTATTGGGCTTAACTGATGACCCAATCCTTCAAGTCATCCTCTTCATGATCATCCTATGTATCTACCTGGTGACTGTATCCGGCAATTTCAGCACAATCATTCTTATCAGAATTTCATCTCAGCTCCATCATCCTATGTACTTTTTCCTGAGTCACTTGGCTTTTGCTGACATGGGTTTATCATCTTCTGTCACTCCCAATATTCTTGTAAACTTCCTGGTGGAGAGAAATACCATCTCCTACCTTGGATGTGCCAATCAGCTTGGTTCAGTCATTTTCTTTGGGACAGTGGAGTGCTTCCTCCTGGCTTCCATGGCATATGATCGCTTTGTGGCAATCTGCAGCCCACTGCTTTATTCCACCAAAATGTCCACACAAGTCTATGTCCAGTTACTCATAGTGGCTTATGTGGGTGGTTTTCTCAATGCTTGCTCTTTTACTGTTTGCTTCTATTCTTTACTCTTTTGTGGACCAAATCAAGTCAATCATTTTTTCGGTGATTTGGCTCCTTTAATTGAACTCTCCTGTTCTGATATCAGTATCCCTGCAGCTGTCCCCTCATTTACTTCTGGCTCCATCATTGTGCTCACGGTGTTTGTCATAGCCGTCTCCTATATCTACATCCTCATCACCATCCTGAAGATGTGCTCCACTGAGGGGCGCcacaaggccttctccacctgtgcctcacACCTCACAGCAGTCACTCTGTACTATGGGACAGTCACATTCATTTATGTGATGCCCAAGTCTTGCTACTCAACTAACCAGAACAAGGTGGTGTCTGTGTTCTACATGATGGTTGTCCCCATGTTGAACCCCCTCATCTACAGCCTCAGGAACAATGAGATTAAGGGGGCTCTGAAGAGACAGCTTactagaaaaacattttcttaa
- the LOC124225204 gene encoding olfactory receptor 491-like yields the protein MVRNRTSVTEFIILGLTKDPTLCVIFFVIFLGIYAAILVGNISIITLIRSCSQLHSPMYLFLSHLAFVDIGYSTSVTPLMLVGFLGHEMALPVTICEAQLYSVVTFGTAECFLLAAMAYDRYVAICSPLFYSTHMSPRICILFVGTSYLGGCVNAWTFTSCLLRLSFCGPNQIDHFFCDFSPLLKLACSDISIIQIIPSISSGSIIVVTVFVIALTYVCILITILKMRSTEGRHKAFSTCTSHLTAVALYYGTITFIYVMPKSSYSIDQNKVVSLFYTVVIPMLNPLIYSLRNRDVKEALRKTIVRIYS from the coding sequence atggtGAGAAACCGCACCAGTGTGACAGAGTTCATCATTTTGGGGCTAACAAAGGACCCTACACTCTGTGTCATATTCTTTGTGATATTTCTAGGAATCTATGCTGCCATCTTAGTAGGCAATATAAGCATAATCACTCTAATAAGAAGCTGTTCCCAGCTTCACTCTCCCATGTACCTCTTCCTCAGCCATTTGGCTTTTGTGGACATCGGCTATTCCACATCAGTCACACCTCTAATGCTTGTAGGATTCCTTGGACATGAAATGGCCCTCCCAGTCACTATCTGTGAAGCTCAGCTCTATTCTGTGGTCACATTTGGGACAGCTGAGTGCTTCCTGCTGGCtgccatggcctatgaccgctatgtggccatctgctcTCCCCTGTTCTACTCCACCCACATGTCTCCGAGAATCTGCATTCTCTTTGTGGGGACTTCCTATCTGGGTGGGTGTGTGAATGCTTGGACATTTACTAGCTGTCTATTGCGTCTGTCTTTCTGTGGACCAAATCAAATAGatcattttttctgtgatttctcCCCTTTGTTGAAACTTGCCTGCTCGGATATCTCCATTATTCAAATTatcccttctatttcttctggCTCCATCATCGTGGTTACTGTGTTTGTCATAGCTCTCACTTACGtctgcatcctcatcaccatccTGAAGATGCGTTCCACTGAAGGACGAcacaaggccttctccacctgcacGTCCCACCTCACTGCAGTTGCTCTCTACTATGGAACTATTACCTTCATTTATGTCATGCCCAAGTCCAGCTACTCAATTGACCAGAACAAGGTGGTGTCTCTGTTCTACACAGTGGTGATCCCCATGTTGAACCCCCTCATctacagtctgaggaacagagatgtaaaggaggctctgagaaagACAATTGTCAGAATATATTCTTAG